The following proteins are encoded in a genomic region of Magnolia sinica isolate HGM2019 chromosome 1, MsV1, whole genome shotgun sequence:
- the LOC131237248 gene encoding zinc finger protein CONSTANS-LIKE 4-like, with the protein MKECELCDLPARMYCESDQASLCWDCDAKVHCANFLVARHLRNLLCHVCQSPTPWKASGSKLGPTVSICDRCFSRRDGRKGRTEEEESEGETDGRDESNEEEEEEEEEEDDDDDHDDGGGGGDGDGEEADGENQVVPWSSTPPPAASSSSSSGESSSGEACAETTMAVSLKRMRGNADLCFLEDLDSSSSHQHYNAESAAGAARRSAGDEATSSRPSKHRKKDPMPQPAQATGSRTALIGSIQRYQQDTRLSSDEDVLHICKLSRDPTAVDLVSTSNHSPPI; encoded by the exons atgaaggaatGCGAGCTCTGCGATTTACCGGCGCGGATGTACTGCGAGTCGGACCAGGCGAGCTTGTGCTGGGACTGCGACGCCAAAGTCCACTGCGCGAATTTCCTCGTTGCCCGGCATTTGAGAAACCTGCTCTGCCATGTGTGTCAGAGTCCAACGCCATGGAAAGCGTCTGGATCGAAGCTTGGTCCGACGGTCTCCATCTGCGATCGCTGTTTCAGTCGCCGCGACGGACGGAAAGGCAGGaccgaagaagaagaaagtgaaggcGAAACGGACGGCAGAGATGAAAgcaacgaagaagaagaagaagaagaagaagaagaagacgatgaTGACGatcatgatgatggtggtggtggtggtgatggagaTGGTGAGGAGGCGGATGGAGAGAATCAGGTCGTTCCGTGGTCCTCGACACCACCGCCAGCTGCGAGCTCTTCTTCGAGCAGCGGAGAGTCTTCAAGCGGAGAAGCTTGTGCTGAGACGACGATGGCGGTGTCGTTGAAACGAATGAGGGGGAATGCAGATCTCTGTTTTCTG GAAGATCTCGACAGTTCATCTTCCCATCAACACTACAACGCCGAATCGGCGGCAGGGGCAGCTCGGAGGTCCGCCGGGGACGAAGCGACATCTTCCAGACCGTCCAAGCATCGAAAGAAAGACCCGATGCCACAACCAGCTCAAGCCACCGGGTCGAGAACGGCTCTGATCGGCTCGATTCAGAGGTATCAGCaagatacaaggctatccagcGACGAAGACGTCCTCCATATCTGCAAATTGAGCAGAGATCCCACAGCCGTCGATCTCGTGTCCACGAGCAATCACAGCCCTCCGATCTGA